One Nitrospinota bacterium genomic window, CACCAAGCCATAAGGTAAACGCGTTAGAGCTATTGGATGATGTTATCAGTTCACAAAAATTTAGTGCACAAAAAGTGCACAATTTAGCAGGAGTAAGATGAAGTGAAAAGGCATAAGTCCTTGATTTTACTGGAGCCGACGACTGGATTTGAACCAGTGACCTACTGATTACGAATCAGTTGCTCTACCACTGAGCTACGCCGGCTTTTTTTACAATAAATGTTATTTTTGTTATTTACGCATTAGCTTACAGTTTATCCATCCCAGGATAAATCCGATAATCAAAGTGCCCAAGAGAAGCAGGGATCTGGACATCTCTATCGGCCAAAAGTAGAGCTTTACTTCTACCACCTCTGTATTCTGCACAATAAATATTGCTACTAATGCTACAATAACTAAACCAGCTATAAGTTTAGGGGACATGGGCTCACCTCCCTTAATGATTTATGAAAAAGAAGTCTTAACCGATTTAAACCCTTTCTTATTTCTTCCACCCTTCAATGAGATAGGGCTTCAATCTTTCAAACTCAACACACTGGGCCTCTATCACATTTTCAGCATCATATGTGGGCATGTCTTTTGTCTCAATGACGAAAGAAGCAATTCTTCCAAAATAGAGACTGGTTAAAGATTCAACAATTCTTGTGGTTCCAACCTCTTCTTTATGGGCACGTTTAAATCTTGCAATGGCAAAGTCATAGATCAATTTCACCCAGAGCTCTGCAGGAAATTTGAAATGAGAACTATCCAGAGCAACAATCTCCTCTAATGCATTCATATTTTCCCTGAGAACAAATTCTGACCAAAAGTCTCTGTTTTCCTGAAATCCCTGTTTAAATTTTTGAATCATTGCTTCTAGATCAACATAAAGTTCTTCAGGAAAGGTTTCAGATCTAAATCCATAAAAGGCGGTTGGACGAGTGCTCTTAATAGGTTTCCATTTATCTTCATACTCTCCCATTAATTTAAAAACGGTACCTACTACCTGTTGAAACATACTTTCGAGATCTTTACTGGGGTCTTTTGCATCATGAATTTTACTACCAAGAAAGGCCTGACACATCTTACATCCTTCATTTATTGCTACAGTTGTCATCCATATATCTATACCAAAACGAGCCACATCTGTTTCCCAAACCTTCTTATTAAGATATTTCTCATTAAGATATTTCTCAGTCAACTCACCTGAAAAACCAAAGTCT contains:
- a CDS encoding lipopolysaccharide assembly protein LapA domain-containing protein, which translates into the protein MSPKLIAGLVIVALVAIFIVQNTEVVEVKLYFWPIEMSRSLLLLGTLIIGFILGWINCKLMRK